In the Acidovorax sp. A79 genome, one interval contains:
- the rapZ gene encoding RNase adapter RapZ: MALEIVLITGMSGSGKSVALHALEDAGYYCVDNLPPELLPAFVALEHRHHGNRVAIAMDVRSATSLHQVPQELHRLRSQGVLVQSIFLDATIDTLVRRFSETRRRHPLSHDDLQQGRKALVQIIELERELLAELREQSHVIDTSTIRASQLQSYVKSLIVTARGQMTLVFQSFAFKRGIPMDADYVFDVRMLPNPHYEPSLRDLTGLDEPVAHFLRQQPDVSLMQAHIEQFLAHWLEMLDRNHRSYVTVAIGCTGGQHRSVYLVERLAEVLNSRWTALKRHRELDGR; encoded by the coding sequence ATGGCGCTCGAAATCGTCCTCATCACCGGCATGTCGGGCTCCGGAAAATCCGTGGCGCTGCATGCCCTGGAAGACGCTGGGTACTACTGCGTGGACAACCTGCCGCCCGAACTGTTGCCTGCCTTCGTGGCACTGGAGCACCGCCACCACGGGAACCGCGTTGCCATCGCAATGGACGTCCGCAGCGCCACATCCTTGCACCAGGTGCCGCAGGAGCTCCATAGGCTCAGGAGCCAGGGTGTGCTGGTGCAATCCATTTTTCTGGATGCAACGATCGACACCCTGGTGCGGCGCTTTTCGGAAACACGGCGACGCCACCCACTGTCGCACGACGACCTCCAGCAGGGGCGCAAGGCGCTGGTGCAGATCATCGAACTGGAGCGTGAGCTGCTGGCCGAGCTGCGAGAGCAGTCGCATGTGATCGACACGAGCACGATACGGGCCTCGCAACTGCAAAGCTACGTCAAGAGCTTGATCGTCACGGCCCGGGGGCAGATGACCCTGGTGTTTCAATCCTTTGCGTTCAAGCGCGGCATACCGATGGACGCGGACTACGTCTTCGATGTTCGGATGCTGCCCAATCCGCACTATGAGCCCTCATTGCGTGACCTGACCGGGCTGGACGAGCCTGTTGCCCACTTCCTGCGCCAGCAGCCCGACGTCTCGTTAATGCAGGCGCACATCGAGCAGTTCCTTGCGCACTGGCTGGAAATGCTTGACCGCAACCACCGCAGCTACGTTACCGTGGCCATAGGCTGCACCGGTGGCCAGCACCGCTCGGTCTATCTGGTGGAGCGCCTCGCCGAGGTTCTGAACAGCCGCTGGACCGCACTGAAGAGGCACCGGGAACTGGATGGGCGGTAA
- the recN gene encoding DNA repair protein RecN, translated as MALRRITLRDFVIVQALELELGSGFTVLTGETGAGKSILIDALQLVLGSRSDAGVVREGASKADLCAEFDCPAHVHPWLEEAGFDIDDLLLLRRTVDAQGKSRAWINGTPATAAQLRTLGDSLLDIHGQHAWQSLTRPDSVRGLLDAFAGVRTAETTARWAQWRADQKALQQARQAQATLQQERERLQWQISEVDKLAPANGEWEELDAQHKRLSHAQALLEGAEGAIQTLQDDEAGALAGLARAHALLQSQEHIEPEFANLADILSSSLAQASDVVHSLQLYLRHAEIDPQRLAELDARISLWMTLARRYKRTPAELPALLAGWKEDMRRLDAATDLEQLQAAEASSAKAYQASARSLSLGRAKAAPRLSQAITLAMQGLGMEGGKFEVSVTKAQEPSAHGIDDVVFLVAGHPGMTPKPIGKVASGGELSRISLAISVTTSELGMAPTLIFDEVDSGVGGAVAETVGRLMQQLGSNRQVLAVTHLPQVAACAHHHLKVSKRKSPQGTTSTVLAVQEEQRVAEIARMLGGERSTGTTLAHAREMLDIAAATSEGNG; from the coding sequence ATGGCGCTCAGGCGGATCACCCTGCGTGATTTTGTGATCGTTCAGGCGCTGGAGCTTGAACTGGGCTCCGGCTTCACCGTGCTGACCGGAGAAACCGGCGCCGGCAAGTCGATCCTGATTGATGCCCTGCAATTGGTGCTGGGCTCCCGTTCGGATGCGGGCGTGGTTCGCGAGGGCGCAAGCAAGGCCGACCTGTGTGCGGAATTCGACTGCCCGGCCCATGTTCACCCCTGGCTGGAGGAAGCGGGCTTCGACATCGATGACCTGCTGCTCTTGCGCCGCACCGTGGACGCGCAGGGTAAAAGCCGGGCATGGATCAATGGAACGCCCGCCACTGCGGCGCAACTGCGGACGCTGGGCGACAGCCTCCTGGACATTCATGGCCAGCATGCGTGGCAGAGCCTCACGCGGCCTGACTCCGTGCGCGGGCTGCTCGACGCATTTGCAGGAGTGCGCACCGCAGAGACCACCGCACGCTGGGCCCAATGGCGTGCGGACCAGAAGGCCCTGCAACAGGCGCGCCAGGCGCAGGCCACGCTGCAGCAGGAACGTGAGCGCCTGCAGTGGCAGATCAGCGAGGTGGACAAGCTGGCCCCCGCCAATGGCGAATGGGAAGAGCTCGACGCCCAGCACAAGCGCCTCTCGCACGCGCAGGCCCTGCTGGAAGGCGCGGAGGGCGCGATCCAGACCCTGCAGGACGACGAGGCCGGGGCGCTCGCTGGGCTCGCGCGCGCGCACGCCCTCCTGCAAAGCCAGGAACATATTGAGCCCGAGTTCGCCAATCTTGCGGACATCCTCTCCTCCAGCCTCGCGCAGGCGAGCGATGTCGTGCACTCGCTGCAGCTGTACCTGAGGCATGCGGAGATCGACCCACAGCGCCTGGCAGAACTCGACGCGCGCATATCGCTCTGGATGACTCTGGCGCGCAGGTACAAGCGCACTCCCGCAGAGTTGCCTGCCCTGCTCGCAGGCTGGAAGGAAGACATGCGCCGCCTGGATGCGGCCACCGATCTGGAGCAGCTGCAGGCCGCGGAAGCCTCCAGCGCCAAGGCCTACCAGGCATCGGCGCGGTCTCTGTCACTGGGCCGCGCAAAGGCAGCTCCCCGGCTGTCCCAGGCCATCACGCTGGCCATGCAGGGCCTTGGCATGGAAGGAGGGAAATTCGAGGTGTCCGTCACCAAAGCGCAGGAGCCTTCAGCCCATGGCATCGACGACGTCGTCTTCCTCGTGGCCGGCCATCCCGGCATGACCCCCAAACCCATCGGCAAAGTGGCGTCGGGGGGCGAGCTGTCGCGCATCTCCCTTGCCATCTCGGTGACGACCAGCGAATTGGGCATGGCGCCCACGCTCATCTTTGACGAAGTGGACTCCGGTGTCGGCGGTGCGGTGGCCGAAACCGTGGGACGCCTCATGCAGCAACTGGGCAGCAACCGGCAGGTGCTCGCAGTCACCCATCTGCCCCAGGTGGCAGCCTGCGCCCACCATCACCTGAAGGTTTCCAAGCGCAAGAGCCCACAAGGCACCACCAGCACCGTCCTGGCGGTTCAGGAGGAGCAACGTGTCGCGGAGATCGCCCGCATGCTGGGAGGGGAACGCTCCACGGGCACGACACTCGCCCACGCACGGGAAATGCTGGATATCGCTGCCGCAACTTCGGAAGGAAACGGCTGA
- a CDS encoding NAD kinase, producing the protein MTSNFRHVALIGKYQASSAGSMGDSSRQALEDIAHFLERQGCEVMLEAETASNTGLTHYPALNVDQIGSQCDLGLVVGGDGTMLGIGRRLARFGTPLIGINQGRLGFITDIPFDTYQATLLPMLQGEYEEDLRPLMHATVVRDERIVFEALAMNDVVVNRGATSGMVELRVEVGGRLVANQRADGLIIASPTGSTAYSLSAGGPMLHPSIPGWVLVPIAPHTLSNRPIVLSDATEVAVEVVSGRDVSANFDMQSLASLLHGDRILVKRSEHCVRFLHPLGWNYFATLRKKLRWNEGGS; encoded by the coding sequence ATGACGTCCAATTTCCGCCATGTTGCGCTCATCGGCAAGTACCAGGCTTCATCGGCAGGCTCCATGGGCGACAGCTCTCGCCAAGCCTTGGAAGACATCGCCCATTTTCTGGAGCGCCAAGGCTGTGAAGTGATGCTGGAGGCTGAAACCGCCAGCAACACCGGGCTGACACACTACCCAGCCTTGAATGTAGACCAGATAGGCAGCCAGTGCGACCTGGGCCTCGTGGTCGGAGGCGATGGCACCATGCTCGGCATAGGTCGCAGGCTCGCCCGGTTTGGCACCCCCCTGATCGGCATCAACCAGGGACGCCTGGGCTTCATCACGGACATTCCGTTTGACACGTACCAAGCCACCCTGCTGCCCATGCTGCAGGGCGAGTACGAGGAAGACCTGCGGCCGCTCATGCACGCCACGGTGGTGCGGGATGAGCGGATTGTCTTTGAGGCCCTCGCGATGAACGATGTGGTGGTGAACCGGGGCGCTACGTCGGGCATGGTGGAGCTGCGTGTCGAGGTGGGCGGCCGCCTGGTGGCGAACCAGCGCGCAGACGGCCTCATCATTGCTTCGCCGACGGGGTCCACGGCCTACTCGCTTTCCGCCGGCGGGCCGATGCTGCACCCCTCCATTCCAGGATGGGTGCTCGTGCCCATTGCCCCCCACACGCTGTCCAACCGCCCCATCGTCCTGTCGGATGCCACCGAAGTGGCGGTCGAGGTGGTCAGCGGAAGGGATGTCAGCGCCAATTTCGACATGCAGTCCCTGGCCTCTCTGCTGCACGGGGACCGCATCCTGGTCAAACGGTCGGAGCACTGCGTGCGGTTCCTTCACCCCCTGGGCTGGAACTACTTTGCCACGCTGCGCAAGAAACTACGTTGGAACGAAGGAGGTTCCTGA
- a CDS encoding major capsid protein encodes MNSIKPALENAVKRRFPVLSHAGRLPAVAIAAATLLATSGARAAITLPDVAEITTAIAGVVTIVSSIGIAVLGVVVTAKLFTWIRTALR; translated from the coding sequence ATGAACTCCATCAAGCCCGCTCTGGAAAACGCTGTGAAGCGCCGTTTCCCTGTTCTCTCCCATGCTGGCCGTCTGCCTGCTGTGGCTATCGCTGCAGCAACGCTCCTGGCAACCAGTGGCGCACGTGCGGCTATCACGCTGCCTGACGTCGCCGAAATCACGACTGCCATTGCTGGTGTTGTGACCATCGTGAGCTCCATCGGCATTGCCGTTTTGGGCGTGGTTGTCACAGCCAAGCTGTTCACCTGGATCCGCACCGCGCTGCGTTGA